The Pseudomonas sp. TH06 genome has a window encoding:
- a CDS encoding DNA-binding protein: protein MTLLLDGQKVQGKNVKVTANLRIESGDMSGQTSNTDKAHKGFKPKTLAVSLMIPFVDKTQLTDLMRMAETTASGGQLHLYRIVNDTAEAFGVRQVEFSDGVSAREADTLKAWLVQFTLSERESNPEKVEGRRAGNKVDAQGAPGSPVGDGGAGNGEGTSDNPALSGFEKVLGRVDKWLGGSEPT, encoded by the coding sequence ATGACGCTGCTACTCGACGGGCAAAAAGTCCAAGGCAAGAACGTCAAGGTCACGGCCAATCTACGCATCGAGAGCGGCGACATGTCCGGCCAGACCAGCAACACCGACAAGGCCCACAAGGGCTTTAAGCCCAAGACGCTGGCCGTCTCGCTGATGATTCCCTTTGTGGATAAAACCCAACTGACAGATCTGATGCGCATGGCTGAAACCACGGCCAGCGGCGGGCAATTGCACCTGTACCGGATCGTGAACGACACGGCGGAAGCCTTCGGCGTGCGTCAGGTGGAATTCTCCGACGGCGTCAGCGCCCGGGAAGCGGACACCCTGAAAGCCTGGCTTGTGCAATTCACGCTAAGCGAGCGCGAATCGAACCCGGAGAAAGTCGAAGGCCGGCGCGCCGGCAACAAGGTAGACGCTCAAGGCGCCCCGGGTAGCCCGGTCGGTGACGGCGGTGCCGGCAACGGTGAAGGGACCAGCGACAACCCCGCGCTGAGCGGCTTTGAAAAGGTGCTGGGACGTGTGGATAAGTGGCTGGGCGGGAGTGAGCCGACGTGA
- a CDS encoding phage tail protein → MSASITLAGESQIALKQGQQKPLTITRFIFANVPDLNPETPVDRAAGKPPAEQIVHVYDIPKENAGFVNPNQVVYSAQLGSDIGDWDFNWVGLEDADGLLFAVSYVPLQQKRRNIPPQQIGNNVTRNFLVAYDGAMQLTGITIDASTWQHDFTVRLAGIDERERLSNRNLYGRAFFFGNSLAFGKSENGFQLGAGTAYIEGIRVLLAKPLPFTGVIPAGKISLDVCLERQLNDRVATWKVVYGEQADYTDAAGVRHYCVPIAHYTSPTAFWDERQPEPIAGPLVQHFAAREGDYANLRARATTKEDVGLGNLPNAKSDDPTTNSSEILATTAALNKLQKQVGDSMTGMVAAFSMSWAPAGWLKCNGAAVSRTTYAQLFAWLGTHYGAGDGSTTFNLPDMRGLFPRGWDDGRGVDPGRGFGSFQDMALHLHAHTASAAAVGDHLHTAWTDAQGNHVHSAWTDAQGNHDHGFRTVDNGAGVNVGYPAGGSVWTELEIGGGKNADGRPMRTDYQGNHAHNVGIGAAGQHAHNVGVSGGGAHTHAVTVAANGGTETRPKNLALLFCIKY, encoded by the coding sequence GTGAGCGCCAGTATTACTTTGGCCGGCGAAAGCCAAATCGCCCTGAAACAAGGTCAACAAAAGCCGCTGACCATCACGCGGTTTATCTTCGCCAACGTGCCCGACCTGAACCCTGAAACCCCGGTCGACCGCGCTGCCGGTAAACCGCCGGCGGAGCAGATTGTCCACGTCTACGACATCCCCAAAGAAAACGCCGGTTTCGTGAATCCCAACCAGGTCGTGTACAGCGCCCAGTTGGGTTCGGATATCGGCGACTGGGACTTTAACTGGGTCGGCCTTGAGGACGCGGACGGCCTGCTGTTTGCCGTGTCCTACGTACCGCTGCAACAGAAGCGCAGGAACATCCCACCGCAGCAGATCGGCAACAACGTTACCCGAAACTTTCTGGTGGCCTATGACGGCGCCATGCAACTGACGGGCATCACGATTGACGCCAGCACCTGGCAGCATGACTTTACCGTGCGTCTTGCCGGCATCGATGAGCGTGAGCGGCTGAGCAATCGCAACCTCTATGGGCGTGCGTTCTTTTTCGGTAACTCGCTGGCATTCGGCAAGAGCGAAAACGGGTTTCAGTTGGGCGCGGGTACTGCCTACATTGAAGGCATCCGCGTTTTGCTGGCGAAGCCTTTGCCGTTCACCGGCGTTATTCCTGCTGGAAAAATCTCACTCGACGTCTGCCTGGAACGGCAGTTGAACGATCGGGTAGCGACGTGGAAAGTCGTCTATGGCGAACAGGCCGACTACACCGACGCCGCCGGCGTGCGCCATTACTGCGTTCCGATCGCCCATTACACGTCCCCGACCGCGTTCTGGGACGAGCGTCAGCCCGAGCCAATCGCTGGGCCACTCGTTCAACACTTCGCTGCGCGTGAGGGTGATTACGCGAATCTGCGCGCCCGGGCGACGACCAAAGAGGACGTCGGACTCGGCAACCTGCCCAACGCAAAGAGCGACGACCCAACCACCAACAGTAGCGAGATTTTGGCGACGACCGCCGCGCTGAACAAACTGCAGAAGCAAGTCGGCGATTCGATGACCGGCATGGTGGCGGCGTTCTCCATGTCCTGGGCGCCGGCGGGTTGGCTGAAGTGCAACGGTGCGGCGGTTTCCCGGACTACGTACGCGCAACTTTTCGCTTGGCTTGGTACGCACTACGGGGCCGGCGACGGTTCAACCACGTTCAATTTGCCTGACATGCGCGGTTTGTTTCCGCGAGGTTGGGACGATGGGCGTGGTGTGGATCCCGGTCGGGGGTTCGGATCGTTTCAGGACATGGCGTTGCACTTGCACGCTCACACAGCCTCGGCCGCTGCAGTGGGTGATCACTTGCACACCGCTTGGACAGATGCGCAAGGCAACCACGTCCACAGCGCCTGGACTGATGCCCAAGGCAACCATGACCACGGGTTCCGAACCGTCGACAACGGTGCTGGCGTCAATGTGGGTTATCCGGCAGGCGGCAGTGTCTGGACGGAACTTGAAATCGGCGGCGGGAAGAATGCCGACGGGCGACCGATGCGAACCGACTACCAGGGCAACCACGCACACAACGTCGGCATCGGTGCCGCTGGCCAGCATGCGCACAACGTTGGTGTAAGTGGCGGCGGTGCGCACACCCACGCCGTGACCGTTGCCGCCAACGGCGGTACCGAAACCCGGCCTAAAAACTTGGCCCTTCTTTTTTGCATCAAGTATTGA
- a CDS encoding phage tail protein, whose amino-acid sequence MIKIKLPFWLEGSELAKLVSAAQAWWETVTGWLRWPYSQIDPDTCHMSILELWAWQRDVTRFQGEPEALFRLRVKYAFINSVDAGSTAGMKRIFERLGVGYVEIEERQPDRDWDVVLLKFSNAQLSLNPELLRVLIQQYGRTCRRYDFVTITPVGLQIALIDFNNDQQTLVASL is encoded by the coding sequence GTGATCAAGATCAAATTGCCGTTCTGGCTCGAGGGTAGTGAGCTTGCAAAGCTGGTCAGTGCTGCACAGGCGTGGTGGGAAACCGTCACCGGTTGGCTGCGCTGGCCTTACTCGCAGATCGATCCCGACACCTGCCACATGAGCATTCTTGAACTGTGGGCCTGGCAGCGCGACGTGACACGCTTTCAAGGCGAACCGGAAGCCTTGTTCCGGCTGCGGGTGAAATACGCCTTTATCAATTCCGTGGATGCCGGCAGCACGGCCGGAATGAAGCGCATTTTCGAGCGCCTTGGCGTGGGCTATGTGGAGATCGAGGAGCGCCAGCCCGACCGGGATTGGGACGTCGTGCTGCTCAAGTTCAGCAACGCCCAGCTGTCACTGAACCCTGAACTGTTGCGCGTGCTGATCCAGCAATACGGCCGCACCTGCCGGCGATACGACTTCGTGACCATCACTCCCGTGGGGCTGCAAATCGCCCTGATCGACTTCAACAACGACCAGCAAACGCTGGTTGCCAGCCTGTAG
- a CDS encoding baseplate J/gp47 family protein gives MSQVDFKKVIADAGIPTTEAGLKAAWEKEVEAQGAKVANTSSYSPFWRVMTALVTKPVLWLLDFLCLSVRPNFFVKTAVDAWLDMLAWAVNVERKGATKAQGKLLFTRAVPDGVLELEKGIVVQSAAINGNVYKLITTAPATFAAGQLQLEVPVEAIESGSGFNLAPGYYAILPVPIPGIVQVVNKDGWLESPGADPEPNDQLRLRVRNQFSAVNQWHTDAVYRAMISAFPGVRPDGVYFEHGAPRGPGSANAYVLFDAGVPAASYLEKINAHIRDQGNHGHGDDLLAMVMPETLSSMVVNVWPFPNQTPEQKATLKQEVEFFVRAAFRESTPRDYQPTLTYPQARFSKSRLCTELHEQFPNIEAVKITPMVDAVNGLSIPRLENLTVVIQ, from the coding sequence GTGAGCCAGGTCGATTTTAAAAAGGTGATCGCCGACGCCGGCATCCCGACCACCGAGGCCGGTTTGAAGGCAGCGTGGGAAAAGGAGGTCGAAGCCCAAGGCGCGAAGGTGGCCAACACCAGCAGTTATTCGCCGTTCTGGCGGGTGATGACCGCGCTGGTGACCAAACCGGTGTTGTGGCTATTGGACTTTCTGTGTCTGTCAGTGCGGCCGAACTTCTTTGTGAAAACAGCGGTGGACGCCTGGCTGGACATGCTCGCCTGGGCGGTCAACGTCGAGCGTAAGGGCGCGACAAAAGCCCAAGGCAAATTGCTGTTTACCCGAGCCGTGCCGGACGGCGTGCTGGAGCTGGAAAAAGGCATTGTGGTGCAGTCGGCGGCCATCAACGGCAACGTCTACAAACTGATCACCACGGCGCCGGCGACATTCGCGGCAGGCCAGCTGCAGCTGGAAGTGCCGGTGGAGGCGATCGAGTCCGGCAGTGGCTTCAACCTCGCCCCGGGTTACTACGCGATCTTGCCGGTGCCTATCCCCGGCATTGTCCAGGTGGTGAACAAGGACGGTTGGCTGGAATCACCAGGTGCGGATCCGGAACCGAACGACCAGCTGCGTTTGCGTGTGCGCAATCAGTTCTCGGCGGTGAACCAGTGGCACACCGACGCGGTGTATCGCGCCATGATCTCGGCTTTCCCGGGCGTACGTCCGGACGGCGTCTATTTCGAACACGGCGCACCGCGTGGGCCGGGCAGTGCAAACGCCTATGTGCTGTTTGACGCGGGTGTGCCGGCGGCCAGTTACCTGGAAAAGATCAACGCGCATATCCGCGACCAGGGCAACCACGGCCACGGCGATGATCTGCTGGCCATGGTCATGCCGGAAACTCTCTCCAGCATGGTCGTGAACGTCTGGCCGTTCCCGAATCAGACGCCAGAGCAGAAAGCCACACTGAAGCAGGAGGTGGAGTTTTTTGTGCGTGCGGCCTTTCGCGAAAGCACTCCCCGCGACTACCAGCCCACGCTGACCTATCCACAAGCGCGATTCAGCAAAAGTCGCCTTTGCACGGAACTGCATGAACAGTTCCCAAACATTGAAGCCGTGAAAATCACGCCGATGGTGGATGCGGTGAATGGTCTGTCCATTCCCCGCCTGGAGAACCTTACGGTGGTGATTCAGTGA
- a CDS encoding DUF2590 family protein, whose amino-acid sequence MSEYIDLLIVDNDLALDPSHQPLLIDDRACIAQDIAHMIRDSGLLVTLVAERDRLRQRDCIQQLELLVENDQRLVPGTARITQQDPGVYLVTAKTLKFGSIEVSL is encoded by the coding sequence ATGAGCGAATACATAGATCTGTTGATCGTCGACAACGACCTGGCACTGGATCCGTCGCATCAACCTTTGCTCATCGATGACCGCGCCTGCATCGCCCAGGACATCGCCCACATGATCCGTGACAGCGGGTTGTTGGTGACGCTGGTCGCTGAGCGCGATCGGCTGCGGCAGCGTGACTGCATCCAGCAACTGGAACTGCTGGTCGAGAACGATCAACGCCTGGTGCCCGGTACGGCACGCATCACCCAGCAGGATCCGGGCGTTTACCTGGTCACTGCGAAAACCCTGAAATTCGGTTCGATTGAGGTAAGTCTGTGA
- a CDS encoding phage tail tape measure protein: MADRSASLAFILSLTDKVTAPLGKVKMGFSELADQSEQHIKTIGLGMAGVTAAVVGIRESMEPALEVNRALGDVRSLGVAEDALSALNARSLQFAVSYGENAKDFVASAYLIEGAIKGLAGNQLATFTNTSNLLAKATKSDAETMGEYVGTLYNLQKSQADAMGKGAWVEKLGGQTALAVQLFRTSGAAMKDAFKEAGAIATTSGVDLAEQMAVIGTLSSTMEGGDAGGRYKAFFENIGAASEKLGMQFTDQQGKVLPMMTILDKLQGKFGDLTTASAGAKLVEAFGGEGAQIIGALAKDTDRLRNGIEQLGKVRGLENAEQMARAMVDPWQQWASLVEVMRVVFGQVLIPVLTPFMNKMVDIGKTLVRWSQLFPNITRVIGITALTIMAIVGAMSLLTVVVGVARMTWLGLVSVWKVVQLLNLRTVAGFVLQKLAILAYMAVIYTLSAGLALVRGAMLLWQGAIWLVNAALLANPMVWIVVGVLALVAAIVAAVHYWDEWTSALMNTAAFQFVADKLQKLSDWFNSMGGWSGMAKAAWDSIVGIFTKAVNGVIELLNSIPGVNIEARFGGMPEVPGVDAATNAADTANAAQKAQQTINAAIPSLSPARPSAVPPGGLLTSIQNNNSSQSKGTHVENVNIHTGKAMTPLEMENMVAMAVGG, encoded by the coding sequence TTGGCAGACCGTAGCGCCAGCCTGGCTTTCATCCTGAGCCTGACCGACAAGGTCACCGCGCCCCTGGGCAAGGTGAAAATGGGTTTTTCCGAGCTTGCGGATCAGAGCGAACAGCACATCAAGACGATCGGCCTGGGCATGGCCGGCGTGACGGCGGCTGTGGTCGGGATTCGTGAGTCCATGGAACCGGCGCTGGAGGTCAATCGCGCCTTGGGCGACGTCCGATCGCTGGGCGTGGCCGAGGATGCGTTGTCTGCGCTCAATGCCAGGTCGCTGCAGTTCGCCGTCAGCTATGGCGAGAACGCCAAGGATTTTGTGGCCTCGGCTTACCTGATCGAGGGCGCCATTAAGGGACTTGCCGGCAACCAACTCGCCACGTTCACCAACACCAGTAACTTGCTGGCAAAGGCCACCAAGTCCGACGCCGAAACCATGGGTGAATACGTCGGCACGCTCTACAACCTGCAGAAGTCCCAAGCGGATGCGATGGGGAAGGGCGCGTGGGTGGAAAAACTCGGTGGGCAAACCGCGCTGGCCGTGCAGCTGTTTCGCACGAGTGGCGCGGCGATGAAAGACGCCTTCAAGGAGGCCGGCGCGATCGCCACCACATCGGGCGTCGATCTCGCCGAACAGATGGCGGTGATCGGCACGCTGAGCAGCACCATGGAAGGCGGCGACGCCGGCGGGCGCTACAAAGCGTTTTTCGAGAACATCGGCGCCGCTTCTGAAAAGCTCGGCATGCAGTTCACCGATCAGCAGGGCAAAGTCCTGCCGATGATGACCATCCTGGACAAGCTGCAGGGCAAGTTCGGCGATCTGACCACCGCGTCGGCCGGGGCCAAACTGGTCGAAGCGTTCGGCGGGGAAGGCGCCCAGATAATCGGTGCATTGGCCAAGGATACCGATCGGCTGCGCAACGGCATCGAGCAGCTGGGCAAGGTGCGCGGTCTCGAAAATGCCGAGCAGATGGCCCGGGCGATGGTCGATCCGTGGCAACAGTGGGCGTCCCTGGTCGAGGTCATGCGCGTGGTGTTTGGCCAGGTGCTGATCCCGGTGCTGACGCCGTTCATGAACAAGATGGTGGACATCGGCAAAACCCTGGTGCGTTGGTCGCAGCTGTTTCCCAACATCACCCGGGTGATCGGCATCACCGCACTGACCATCATGGCGATCGTCGGCGCCATGTCGTTGTTGACCGTCGTGGTCGGCGTTGCACGGATGACCTGGCTGGGTCTGGTGTCGGTGTGGAAGGTTGTCCAGTTGCTCAACCTGCGCACGGTCGCCGGCTTCGTACTGCAGAAACTGGCGATCCTGGCTTATATGGCCGTGATCTACACGCTCAGCGCCGGCCTTGCCCTGGTGCGTGGCGCCATGCTGCTGTGGCAGGGCGCGATCTGGCTGGTCAACGCGGCGCTGCTGGCCAACCCGATGGTGTGGATTGTGGTCGGTGTTCTCGCCCTGGTGGCCGCCATTGTCGCGGCGGTTCACTACTGGGACGAATGGACGTCTGCCCTGATGAACACGGCCGCGTTCCAGTTCGTCGCCGACAAGCTCCAGAAGCTGTCCGACTGGTTTAACTCAATGGGCGGTTGGTCAGGCATGGCCAAGGCCGCATGGGACAGCATCGTCGGTATTTTCACCAAGGCCGTAAACGGCGTGATCGAGCTGCTGAACAGCATCCCGGGCGTGAACATCGAAGCGCGTTTCGGCGGCATGCCTGAAGTGCCCGGCGTCGATGCCGCGACCAATGCCGCTGACACCGCCAACGCCGCGCAGAAAGCCCAGCAGACCATCAACGCGGCAATCCCCAGCCTTTCGCCGGCGCGCCCTTCAGCGGTGCCGCCCGGTGGCTTGCTGACCAGCATCCAGAACAACAACAGCAGCCAGAGCAAGGGCACGCATGTGGAAAACGTGAACATTCACACGGGCAAGGCGATGACCCCGTTGGAGATGGAAAACATGGTCGCCATGGCGGTCGGCGGATGA
- a CDS encoding putative phage tail assembly chaperone: MSQQNNTEITLEVGEAEFTFSLTPADVTKYFNALTQTNKVAPGNNLLMTTVKQEEKATLKPLLGNPVMVMQLAGALLEEYAPNVEVIVKKRTSTLSA; the protein is encoded by the coding sequence ATGAGCCAACAGAACAACACCGAAATCACCCTGGAGGTCGGCGAAGCGGAATTCACGTTCAGCCTGACCCCGGCTGACGTGACCAAATACTTCAATGCCCTGACCCAGACCAACAAGGTCGCCCCGGGCAACAACCTGCTGATGACCACCGTCAAGCAAGAGGAAAAGGCCACGCTGAAACCGTTGCTGGGCAATCCCGTGATGGTGATGCAGCTCGCCGGCGCGCTGCTTGAGGAGTACGCGCCGAACGTCGAGGTGATCGTAAAAAAGCGCACGAGCACGCTGAGCGCTTAA
- a CDS encoding lysis system i-spanin subunit Rz has translation MSLSPLRLAPFVLLLALLLWVAFDRVTDQRDDARRERDSAQWEANGLREAARISGEMLAERDAIDQRNTKELTDALTENKRLRRSVGDGTGRLHVRAICPAAAGTARVADARRAELAADARPDYFTLRDQLALSRQMILGLQQYVRGVCLRSQAHQDTTFSNLNKRPTP, from the coding sequence ATGAGTCTTTCCCCGTTGCGTTTGGCGCCTTTCGTGCTGCTGCTCGCCTTGCTGCTGTGGGTGGCTTTTGATCGGGTAACCGATCAGCGCGACGACGCCAGGCGCGAACGCGACAGCGCGCAATGGGAAGCGAACGGCCTGCGTGAAGCGGCCCGAATCAGCGGCGAAATGCTCGCTGAGCGGGATGCGATCGACCAACGAAACACCAAGGAATTGACCGATGCACTCACTGAAAACAAGCGCCTGCGCCGCTCTGTTGGCGATGGCACTGGCCGGCTGCATGTCCGCGCCATCTGTCCCGCCGCCGCCGGCACCGCCCGCGTGGCTGATGCAAGACGCGCCGAACTCGCAGCAGACGCTAGACCGGATTATTTCACCCTCCGAGATCAGCTCGCGTTAAGCCGGCAAATGATCCTTGGACTGCAGCAATACGTCCGTGGCGTGTGCCTGCGATCGCAGGCGCACCAGGACACCACTTTTTCCAACCTCAACAAGAGACCAACACCATGA
- a CDS encoding lysozyme, with protein MSLRGRIQAGLIALASAPLVIFLGTWEGNGQNTVYADKLAGGLPSVCKGITRHTSPFPVVVGDYWSPERCAEVEQLVIRKTQLQLADCITNPKVGQNTFDALTSHGHNVGVPSTCASRAVALINAGRIADGCRALAWAPDGKTPVWAYVTDAQGRKRFVQGLHNRRLAEMELCLK; from the coding sequence ATGAGCCTGCGCGGAAGGATTCAGGCCGGTCTGATTGCGCTGGCCAGCGCTCCGTTGGTGATCTTCCTGGGCACTTGGGAGGGCAACGGCCAGAACACCGTCTATGCCGACAAGTTGGCCGGCGGACTGCCCAGCGTCTGCAAGGGCATTACTCGACATACCAGCCCGTTCCCGGTGGTGGTCGGTGATTACTGGTCGCCTGAGCGTTGCGCGGAGGTGGAGCAGCTGGTGATCCGCAAAACCCAGCTGCAGCTCGCCGACTGCATCACCAACCCGAAGGTGGGCCAGAACACCTTCGACGCTCTGACCAGCCATGGCCACAACGTGGGTGTGCCCAGCACTTGCGCCAGTCGGGCGGTGGCGTTGATCAATGCCGGCCGCATCGCTGATGGCTGCAGGGCGTTGGCCTGGGCACCGGACGGCAAGACGCCGGTATGGGCATATGTGACAGACGCGCAGGGCCGCAAGCGCTTCGTTCAAGGCCTACACAACCGCCGGCTGGCTGAAATGGAGCTGTGCCTGAAATGA
- a CDS encoding TraR/DksA family transcriptional regulator — MVDWFDRAQELEQRQRDQAIKAQLLTPVPVGPSLTHCEDCDKEIPPARRALGGKTRCVPCQTGFEQSKR; from the coding sequence ATGGTGGACTGGTTCGACCGCGCCCAGGAGCTGGAGCAACGCCAACGTGACCAGGCGATCAAGGCCCAGCTACTGACGCCTGTGCCGGTCGGGCCAAGCCTGACCCATTGCGAGGACTGCGACAAAGAGATCCCGCCGGCACGCCGTGCGCTGGGCGGTAAAACGCGATGCGTCCCGTGCCAGACGGGCTTTGAGCAGAGTAAACGCTGA
- a CDS encoding phage protein, whose amino-acid sequence MAKIGGKNFDVSLGDIALHVESCTLDITDNSAVAQTRGVPDGYVDGDVAAAGELELDSSNFELLIDAARSAGSYRELKPFDAVFFAKAGEDELRVEAFGCKVKISSLLSIDPKGGEKTKHKVPFDVTSPDFIHINGVPYLAAAEIEGIR is encoded by the coding sequence ATGGCAAAGATTGGCGGCAAGAACTTCGACGTGAGCCTGGGCGATATCGCGCTGCACGTCGAAAGCTGCACCCTGGACATCACCGATAACTCGGCCGTGGCCCAAACCCGGGGCGTGCCTGACGGTTACGTCGACGGCGACGTGGCCGCTGCCGGCGAACTGGAGCTGGATAGCTCCAACTTTGAGTTGCTGATCGACGCGGCGCGATCGGCGGGCAGCTATCGCGAGTTGAAACCGTTCGATGCGGTGTTCTTCGCCAAGGCCGGTGAAGACGAACTGCGTGTGGAGGCATTCGGCTGCAAGGTGAAGATCTCCAGCCTGTTGTCGATCGACCCGAAGGGTGGCGAGAAGACCAAACACAAGGTGCCGTTCGACGTCACCAGTCCGGACTTTATCCACATCAACGGCGTTCCCTACCTGGCTGCGGCCGAGATCGAGGGGATCCGTTAA
- a CDS encoding DUF2586 domain-containing protein — protein sequence MALGQVTVDNLNLGQGAVTEVERYFLFIGPAAKNVGQVIPLNTDSDLDAALGIPASDLKTQITAARLNGGQRWACMAAPIGPEGDWATALQKTQQQGVSVEGVIVTKPVTKGEELSAMHDAAVALNNTYGRRVFFLASSAGIAVDQTWAQYLTEQKALVAGLAAPRVSPVPQLHGNDLGVLAGRLANSAVSIADSPMRVATGPVLGLGDVPIDSELIPLPSAVRSELDRARFSVTQTYPDYPGVYWGDCNMLDTPGSDFQVVEYLRITDKAARLIRPLLIRRVADRRLNNTPNSMAVNTNQLMAPLRAMAKSIKFNGEVFPGDIEPPKDGDLVLEWQSKTKVAAYIKLKPLNCPKDLTANIALDLSTDKAE from the coding sequence ATGGCACTCGGTCAAGTCACCGTCGACAACCTCAATCTAGGCCAGGGTGCCGTGACAGAGGTTGAGCGTTACTTTCTTTTCATCGGCCCCGCCGCCAAAAACGTCGGCCAGGTTATCCCGCTGAACACCGACAGCGATCTGGACGCGGCCCTGGGCATCCCGGCGAGCGACCTGAAAACCCAGATTACCGCCGCTCGCTTGAACGGTGGCCAGCGCTGGGCCTGCATGGCGGCGCCGATCGGCCCCGAAGGCGATTGGGCAACCGCACTGCAGAAAACCCAGCAACAAGGGGTGTCGGTGGAAGGGGTAATTGTCACCAAGCCCGTGACAAAGGGTGAGGAACTGTCGGCCATGCATGACGCGGCCGTTGCCCTGAACAACACCTACGGCCGCCGGGTTTTCTTTCTGGCGAGCAGTGCCGGCATCGCCGTCGACCAGACCTGGGCGCAGTACCTCACCGAGCAAAAAGCGTTGGTAGCAGGTCTGGCAGCGCCGCGCGTTTCGCCGGTACCGCAACTGCACGGTAATGACTTGGGCGTGCTGGCTGGCCGCTTGGCCAACTCGGCTGTGAGCATTGCTGATAGCCCGATGCGCGTGGCCACCGGCCCGGTGTTGGGGCTTGGCGACGTGCCTATTGATAGCGAGCTGATTCCGCTGCCGTCCGCTGTACGCAGTGAACTGGATCGGGCGCGGTTTTCTGTCACCCAGACCTACCCCGACTATCCGGGTGTGTACTGGGGTGACTGCAACATGCTGGACACCCCCGGTAGTGACTTTCAGGTCGTGGAATACCTGCGCATCACCGATAAGGCCGCTCGCCTGATCCGTCCGCTGCTGATCCGCCGTGTCGCTGATCGTCGCTTGAACAACACGCCCAACAGCATGGCGGTGAATACCAACCAATTGATGGCGCCACTGCGAGCCATGGCGAAGTCCATCAAGTTCAACGGCGAGGTGTTTCCCGGTGACATCGAGCCGCCGAAAGACGGCGACCTGGTGCTGGAGTGGCAGAGCAAAACCAAAGTCGCGGCCTACATCAAGCTCAAACCCCTCAACTGCCCGAAAGACCTCACGGCGAACATTGCCCTGGATCTTTCCACTGACAAAGCGGAGTAA
- a CDS encoding virion morphogenesis protein, protein MSANPCDLDVRGLLNVDAQLALLELPPVLRRRLLNNVTKRVRSMSRKRQRAQQNVDGSPFAERKGSAKGKKKMEAGLAKLLQVTRVSADEAELGWKNALTRWVATQQHNGATERRTAAQMRRWNTVPPGIACTDKQAKRLRRLGFRVRQKGKKAPARPSVAWIQQHVNYAKAGLLIRILNDEKTETSGAQSWDITLPKRQFLGVATGNETRELVNQVFQQILTSPR, encoded by the coding sequence GTGAGCGCTAATCCGTGCGACCTCGATGTCAGGGGACTACTCAACGTCGACGCTCAACTGGCGCTGCTGGAGTTGCCGCCGGTGCTGCGCCGTCGTCTGCTGAACAACGTGACCAAGCGCGTGCGCTCGATGAGCCGCAAGCGTCAGCGCGCCCAGCAAAACGTCGACGGCTCGCCGTTCGCTGAACGCAAGGGATCCGCCAAGGGCAAGAAAAAGATGGAAGCGGGGCTGGCCAAGCTGCTGCAAGTCACGCGGGTCAGTGCGGATGAAGCGGAACTGGGTTGGAAAAACGCACTGACTCGCTGGGTCGCCACACAGCAACACAACGGCGCGACCGAGCGGCGTACTGCTGCGCAGATGCGTCGCTGGAACACCGTCCCGCCGGGCATCGCCTGCACTGATAAACAAGCGAAACGCCTGCGCCGTCTGGGTTTTCGTGTCCGCCAGAAGGGCAAAAAGGCGCCGGCCCGGCCTTCGGTTGCGTGGATTCAACAGCATGTGAACTACGCCAAGGCCGGTCTGCTGATCCGCATTCTGAACGATGAGAAAACCGAGACATCTGGCGCGCAAAGCTGGGACATCACCCTGCCAAAACGTCAGTTCCTCGGCGTGGCAACCGGCAATGAAACCCGCGAGCTGGTTAACCAGGTCTTTCAACAAATCCTAACTTCACCCCGTTAA
- a CDS encoding phage tail protein, with amino-acid sequence MIKLQGLTAYLLERRLVQPEQLDSFTEQVKLSLIWKPDVDGMHLGDMHYRAAIILERFADHPARLMALVGSWLENHDTDRDRYELPAPEFAVEALDNDLFDVEITLEFVEPQYLAEDPAGEIDAFGKTWAFVPFDLWVAENGEVATGER; translated from the coding sequence GTGATCAAGTTGCAAGGGCTGACCGCGTACCTCCTGGAGCGCCGCCTGGTCCAGCCTGAACAGCTCGACAGTTTCACCGAGCAGGTGAAGCTCTCGCTGATCTGGAAACCCGACGTCGACGGCATGCACCTGGGCGATATGCATTATCGCGCCGCGATCATCCTGGAACGATTTGCCGACCACCCGGCGCGCCTGATGGCCCTGGTGGGTAGTTGGCTGGAGAACCACGACACCGACCGCGACCGGTACGAATTGCCGGCGCCGGAATTCGCCGTCGAAGCGCTCGACAACGATCTATTCGACGTGGAAATCACGCTGGAATTTGTCGAGCCGCAGTATCTGGCCGAGGACCCAGCCGGCGAGATCGACGCCTTCGGCAAGACTTGGGCGTTTGTCCCGTTTGACCTGTGGGTTGCCGAGAACGGCGAGGTGGCCACCGGTGAGCGCTAA